The following is a genomic window from Niveispirillum cyanobacteriorum.
GAGCGCCATATCTTTGCGGCCCGCAATCTTGCGGAGCAGCCGGTGACGCTGGAACGGCTGGCCCAGCATTACGGCGTCAGCAAGGAGCGTATCCGCCAGATCGAAAGCGGTGCCTATAAGAAGGTGGTGCGCCGGGTGCGGTCGCAGGTGGAAGCAGTCCCGACGCTGCCGCCCAATCTTCCGCCTCCATTGGCGCTGGGTCGCCGGACCGGGGCCATGGCGATGGCGTGAGGAGGCCCGATGTTGCGCCCTCACCCTCCAAAACGCTGATGCGTTGGGGAGGGTGAGGGCGCACCGTTGCCAACCGCCCACCCTTTACGCCGTCCCCAATCTGCGGTACGGGATGCCGCAACGCACAAATAATCACGGCCGGAGGAACAGAGGCATGAGCGCCAGCGCCCAGGTGAAGCGCATCAGCGTGCCCGACATTGCTGCCCGCAAAGGACAGGAACCGGTCGTGGTGCTGACCGCCTACAGCGTCTCCATGGCCACGTTGCTGGATGACCATTGCGACTGTCTTCTGGTGGGCGACAGTCTGGGCATGGTGCTGTACGGGCTGGACAGCACGCTGCCCGTCACACTGGACATGATGATCAACCATGGAGCCGCAGTGGTGCGCGGGTCGTCCAAGGCCTGTGTGGTCGTTGACCTGCCCTGGGCCAGCTATCAGGAAAGCCCCGCCCAGGCCTTTCGCAATGCCGCCCGCGTTCTGGCCGAAACCGGTGCCTCTGCGGTGAAGCTGGAAGGCGGGGAGGAGATGGCGGAGACGGTGGAATTCCTGGTGCGCCGGGGTATTCCCGTTATGGGCCATGTCGGCCTGACGCCGCAGGCGGTGAACGCGCTGGGTGGCTATCGCGCACGCGGTCGTTCGGATGCCGAACAGGCCAAGATTCTGGGCGATGCCAAGGCCATTGCCGAAGCCGGCGCCTTCGCCATTGTGGTGGAAGGTGTTGTGGAGCCGCTGGCCCGCCAGATCACCGAACAGGTTCCCGTCGTGACCATCGGCATCGGTGCCAGTGCGGCCTGTGATGGTCAGGTGCTGGTCACCGATGACATGCTGGGCCTGTTTGCGGGCTTCACCCCGAAATTCGTGAAACGCTATGCCGAGATCGGGGAACAGGTGTCGCAGGCGGCGGCATCCTATGCCGCCGACGTGCGCGCCCGTGCCTTTCCCGGGCCGGCGCATCTGTTCGGCGTAAAGAAGGGCTGAAATCAGCGGATCGGCGCGCCGTCCCGCATGCTGACGGCCCGCCCAAAGATACGTGCCGTATCGCGTGGCGCCACGATCAGGTCGGCACGGTGCAGGGCCAGATCACGCATATGCAGCAGCGGGATGAAGGGCGTATCGCGGTCCAGTATCGCCTGAATGCCCCTTACCGCCATATCGAAGGCTGCCGGATCGGTTTCCGCCGCCGCCAGAAGGCGGGTAATCTCGGCATCCCTATACTGACCGGGGTTCATGATGGTGCGGATGGGACCCGGTCGCAGCATCGCCTCATAGGCGCTGAGCACGATGCCGTCCTCAATCCCGATCAGGTTCAGCGCCATGTCAAAGCGGCCATCGCGTACCCGCTCCCGGAATTCCTCGCGCCCGACACGATGCACATTCACCTTGATCCCGACGGCGGACAGCATGCCGGCCAGCACCTCGGCGGTGCGTCCCCCGTCGCTGCCCCGGGTAGGGGCCGTCAGCAGATCCAGTGTCAGGCCAGCCTCAAACCCGGCAGCGCGCAGCAGGGAACGGGCGGCGGCGGGATCGTAGCTGTCATCTGCCCGGTCGGCGGCGAAGCCACGCATGCCCGGTGCTCCCATCTGGTTGGCCGCAGCGCCATAGCCATCGGTGGCACGCTGTGCCAGCAGCGGCTTGTTGATGGCCAGTGTCAGGGCGCGGCGGACGCGCGTGTCGGTCAGGGCTACGCTGCCGCGCGCCATCGGGTTGCCCGGACTGTCGCCTGACAGGTTGAGCGACAGGAAAAGGGTCCGGTCGCTGGGCAGTTCGGTCAGGCTGATATGCGGCAGGCCGGGCAGATAGGCCAGGGGTGCGGGCGGCGGGTCCTCGATGATGTCGGCCTGACCATTGGCCAGGGCGCGGACGCGGGCCTGGCTGTCCGTTTCCACGCGCAGCAACACTTCCTCGAACGGGGCTGCCGTGCGGCCATTGACAGGTGTGACGGCGGCTAACTTGTATTCCCGGCCCGTATCCACCCCAGCGATCCGATAAGGGCCGCTGCCCACAGGCGGGCTGTGCAACAGCAGCAGGCCCACCGGCATATCCGCCGTGCAGGATGTGTCCGTGAAGGCTGCGGGTGCCTTGACACCATAGATCAGGAAGAAGGCGGAGATCATGCGGGTGAAGGGCCGCTCCAACTCCAGCACCACTTCCCCATTTCCCGACACGCCGGCACGGCGCAGCGATAGGGGTAGACCTGTATTCCCGCGATTCAGTGCCGCCCACCGGCACAGGCTGTAGGCGATGTCGCGGGCATGGACAGGTGATCCGTCCGCAAACCGGCGGCCTTGTGTGAGGCGCAGGCGCCATAACCGCTGATCCTGGGTTTGCCATTCCGATAGAAGGCCCGGTACCGGCTGGAACATATCCCGTTCCACCAGACTGTCGTAAAGATGGCCCATGATCTGGAAATCGCTGCCCGTGAAGGCGCGGTGCGGGTCCAGTGAGGTGGGCCCGCTGGCCATCAGGACGGTCAGCCGCTCCGTCGTGCCGGCGGCCTTCGCCGGCGTCAGCCAGGACAGCAGCAGCATGCCCAGCAGGCCCAGAAAACCCGGCACGGCCCTGCGTTCAGCCATTCCACGCACCCCCGTTCCGCCACGACGCACCGGCCATGCGTACAGGGATCATGACTCCTTTCCGTCGCAACGAAAAGTGTCAGAAACGCAAGATTACGTTTGTATGTATATCGCGGTCCGGAAAGCGGTGTCAGTTCCGGTCCAGGATGCTGTTTCCCGACGGCCTGGCATCGGCGGTCACGGGGGCCGTGATGCGCCCAAAGGCACGGGCCGTGTCACGGGCATGCAGGGTCAGGCCCGCGCGGTGGGCGACAAGATCGCGGATATGCATCAGCGGCACCACGGGCAGATCCGTTTCCAGGATCACTGTCGCCTGCGCCGTCAGGTTGGGAATGTCCTTTGGATTGGCGCCGCGCGCCTGCCGCAGCAGGGCATCCAGGGTCGGATTGCGATAGCCGCTGGGATTGATCACGCTGTCTTTCTCTGCCGAACCCGCGATGGAGCTGTACCCCTCCATGGCCGATCCCGCTGTCAGGCCCAGGCCCGCGAACATGATCTCAAACTCCCCGGCCACGACACGGGCGCGGGCGTCGGCGGCGGGAACCGGTGTGATCTCCAACTCGATCCCGATGGCGCGAAGCATGCCGGCCAGGGCATCCGCCACGCGCGGTCGGTCCGTGATGCGCGTGGCAGGCAGCAGCAGCGGCAGGCGCAGGCCGCCCGGATATCCCGCCTCGGCCAGAAGGGCACGGGCCGCATCAGGATCGGGATGCATGGCGCGGGGCCGGTCAGGCAGATAGCCCTCCATACCGGGTTGGGCCAGTTGCCAGGCGGGACCGGCAAACCCCTCCAGGCCACGATCAACCAGCAGATGCCGGTCCACCGTCATGGCGATGGCCCGGCGCACGCGGATATCGGCCAGCGGATTGCGCCGCCCATCGGGCAAGGTTGGGCGCAGGTTGAAGGTCAAGAGCAGGGTACGGTCGGTCGGCAGTTCAGTGACGGCCACGCCCCGGACCTTCCCCAGATAAGGCAACTGGCTGGGGATCACATCCTCCATGATGTCGGCATCGCCCGTCACCAGCAGGCGCAGACGGTCACGCGCATCCGGTTGCGACCACAGCACGACACGGCGCCAGACCGAACAATCACGCCAGCAATGGGGGGAGGGGAGCAGCACCCGCCGGTCGGCCACAGCCGGTTCATTGGCCGGCACATAGGGGCCGCTGCCCCGCTGCGGCTGCCCTCGGCTGGCGGTCACCTGTTTGGGATCACAGCCCAGCGGCCCATCGGCGGCATCCGCCGGGGCCGCCACGATGAACAGCAATGACAGGGCGGCGGGCAGAAGTCGGTAAGGTGTGTCCAGTACCAGACCGACACGGCCCCCGGCCTCTCCCGTGACTCGGGTAAAACCAATCCCGTCCCGTCCCATGCCCCGCATCAGCACTTGATACCGGCACAGGCTGTAGGTGACATCGCGCGGCGTCACCGGCTTGCCATCGGCAAAGCGGGCGGCGGGATCGATCTGGAAGGTCCAGGTGCGGTTATCGCTGCTGGACCAGCTTGCGGCAAGACGGGGCGCGACATTGAACCCGTCACGCGTCACCAACGTGTCGAACAGATGCTCATAATATTGGAAATCGGCCCCGGTGCGCGCCTGATGCGGGTCATCGGCACTGACCAGACCGGAGGTGGCGACCACAAGGTCCGTCCCGGCCTGCACAGGCAGCGCTGCCGACGCCGTCAGCAGCGTCAGCGCGCAGAACAACAGCCGGGGCAGACCAAGTCGAGCCAATGTCGCATCCAGATACAGCGGGCATTGTTACATAACACAATGCCCGCCCCCATGGGGGGCGGGCAAGATGTTTAGGGCCGCTGAGGCGTATTGGATCAGTTGATGGTGGCTGCTGTTCCGCGCTTGGCCGGACCCGGCAGTTCCACATTCACTTCCAGCATGGAACAGCCGCTTTCGCGTTCCAGCTTCACCGCCACCTTGTCATCGTCGATGGACACGTACTTCTTGATGACGGCCAGCAATTCCTGCTGCAGGGCAGGCAGGAAATCGGGACTGTCGCGGCCCGACCGTTCGTGTGCCAGAACGATCTGCAGCCGTTCCTTGGCCTGGGCCGCCACCGTGGGCGGCTTCGACTTGCGGAAAAGGTCAAGCAGGCTCATGCGGTCCTCCGCAGCAGGCGGTCCAGGAAGCCCTTCTTCTCGGGCTTGATGAAACGATGCTCGATGGTTTCGCCCAGGAAGCGGCCGACCGCATCGGCATAGGCAAGGCCGGCATTGGACTTGTCGTCCAGCACCACGGGCATGCCGACGTTCGACGCCTTCAGCACGGCCGGGCTTTCCGGGATGATGCCCAGCAGCGGGATGGCCAGGATTTCCAGCACATCCTCCACCTTCAGCATCTCACCCTTCTCAACGCGGTCGGGATCGTAGCGGGTGACCAGCAGATGCTCCTTCACCGGCTCCAGTCCCTGTTCGGCGCGGCGCGACTTGGCTTGGATCACGCCCAGGATGCGGTCGCTGTCCCGCACCGAGGAGACTTCGGGGTTGGTCACGATGATGGCGTGGTCGGCCCAATAGAGCGCCATCAGCGCGCCCTTCTCGATCCCGGCCGGGCTGTCGCAGAGGATGTAGTCGAATTCCTTCTTCAACTCATCCAGGATCTTGCCGACACCTTCCTGGGTCAGCGCGTCCTTGTCCCGCGTCTGGCTGGTGGGAAGGATATACAGGTTCTCGACCCGCTTATCCTTGATCAGCGCCTGGCTGAGGCGGGCCTCGCCATTGATCACGTTGATGAAATCGAACACCACGCGGCGTTCGCATCCCATGATCAGGTCAAGATTGCGCAGGCCCACATCGAAATCGATGATGCAGGTCTTGAACCCACGCAGGGCAAGGCCGGTGCCGAAGGCGGCGCTCGAAGTGGTCTTCCCCACGCCGCCCTTGCCGGAGGTCATCGTAATGATCTTGGCCAAGAGGCGTCTCCCAAGCTCAAAGGTTGATCAAACTGTTCATCAGGCTGCACGTGCAGCCAGCAGGTTACTCAGGCCACGTTCGTGGCCAGTGGATCGATATGCAGATAGCCATTGTTCAAATAAATTTGAACCTGACGACGGCGGATATCCTTGCCGATATCTTCCGACACGCGGTAGAGGCCGGCGATGGATACCAGTTCGGCATCCAGACTTTGGCAGAAAATCCGGGCATTCTGGTCACCGCTGACACCGGCCAGGGCACGACCGCGCAGCGCACCATAGACATGGATGGAACCATCGGCCAGCAGTTCAGCACCAGGGCTGACAGAGCCGATCACCACAAGGTCACCGCCGGGCGCATAGATCTGACGGCCCGACCGCACATTCTCGGCAATGACCATCGCACTGCGTTGCGGTGCCGGTTCCGGCATCGGGGCAGGCGCCGGTGCCGGCGCGGGGTTGGGGGCGGCCTGGGCCTCCGGCTGTCCCTGGCCCTGAACATTGGCAAGACCCTGGGCCGGGCTGCGGCCCGTACCGGCCAGCGGGTCGAACAGTTCCACCTTGCCGCGCGGGGCGGCGATCAGCGCCATGCCGCGGGCCAGAGCGGCATCTTGCTGCGGCTTGGTGCCGCCCAGGAGACCCACGGCCATCAGGCCTAGATTCTTCAGCAGCTTGCAGAAGGCATCCATGTCGAACGGCATGCCGGCGGGCAGATCGTCCAGATCCAGGACAACGCCGGCATTGCGGAAGAAATTCGGCGCCTGCGCGATCTTGCCCGACAGAACGGGGAAGAAATTCGGATTGTGGGGGTCGCTGACCTTCAGCACCATCATGGTGAAGGTGCTGCCGCGCAACTGGAATGGCGCGTCCCTGAAAGCGACCT
Proteins encoded in this region:
- a CDS encoding ABC transporter substrate-binding protein, with amino-acid sequence MAERRAVPGFLGLLGMLLLSWLTPAKAAGTTERLTVLMASGPTSLDPHRAFTGSDFQIMGHLYDSLVERDMFQPVPGLLSEWQTQDQRLWRLRLTQGRRFADGSPVHARDIAYSLCRWAALNRGNTGLPLSLRRAGVSGNGEVVLELERPFTRMISAFFLIYGVKAPAAFTDTSCTADMPVGLLLLHSPPVGSGPYRIAGVDTGREYKLAAVTPVNGRTAAPFEEVLLRVETDSQARVRALANGQADIIEDPPPAPLAYLPGLPHISLTELPSDRTLFLSLNLSGDSPGNPMARGSVALTDTRVRRALTLAINKPLLAQRATDGYGAAANQMGAPGMRGFAADRADDSYDPAAARSLLRAAGFEAGLTLDLLTAPTRGSDGGRTAEVLAGMLSAVGIKVNVHRVGREEFRERVRDGRFDMALNLIGIEDGIVLSAYEAMLRPGPIRTIMNPGQYRDAEITRLLAAAETDPAAFDMAVRGIQAILDRDTPFIPLLHMRDLALHRADLIVAPRDTARIFGRAVSMRDGAPIR
- the panB gene encoding 3-methyl-2-oxobutanoate hydroxymethyltransferase, which translates into the protein MSASAQVKRISVPDIAARKGQEPVVVLTAYSVSMATLLDDHCDCLLVGDSLGMVLYGLDSTLPVTLDMMINHGAAVVRGSSKACVVVDLPWASYQESPAQAFRNAARVLAETGASAVKLEGGEEMAETVEFLVRRGIPVMGHVGLTPQAVNALGGYRARGRSDAEQAKILGDAKAIAEAGAFAIVVEGVVEPLARQITEQVPVVTIGIGASAACDGQVLVTDDMLGLFAGFTPKFVKRYAEIGEQVSQAAASYAADVRARAFPGPAHLFGVKKG
- the minD gene encoding septum site-determining protein MinD, producing the protein MAKIITMTSGKGGVGKTTSSAAFGTGLALRGFKTCIIDFDVGLRNLDLIMGCERRVVFDFINVINGEARLSQALIKDKRVENLYILPTSQTRDKDALTQEGVGKILDELKKEFDYILCDSPAGIEKGALMALYWADHAIIVTNPEVSSVRDSDRILGVIQAKSRRAEQGLEPVKEHLLVTRYDPDRVEKGEMLKVEDVLEILAIPLLGIIPESPAVLKASNVGMPVVLDDKSNAGLAYADAVGRFLGETIEHRFIKPEKKGFLDRLLRRTA
- a CDS encoding ABC transporter substrate-binding protein, encoding MARLGLPRLLFCALTLLTASAALPVQAGTDLVVATSGLVSADDPHQARTGADFQYYEHLFDTLVTRDGFNVAPRLAASWSSSDNRTWTFQIDPAARFADGKPVTPRDVTYSLCRYQVLMRGMGRDGIGFTRVTGEAGGRVGLVLDTPYRLLPAALSLLFIVAAPADAADGPLGCDPKQVTASRGQPQRGSGPYVPANEPAVADRRVLLPSPHCWRDCSVWRRVVLWSQPDARDRLRLLVTGDADIMEDVIPSQLPYLGKVRGVAVTELPTDRTLLLTFNLRPTLPDGRRNPLADIRVRRAIAMTVDRHLLVDRGLEGFAGPAWQLAQPGMEGYLPDRPRAMHPDPDAARALLAEAGYPGGLRLPLLLPATRITDRPRVADALAGMLRAIGIELEITPVPAADARARVVAGEFEIMFAGLGLTAGSAMEGYSSIAGSAEKDSVINPSGYRNPTLDALLRQARGANPKDIPNLTAQATVILETDLPVVPLMHIRDLVAHRAGLTLHARDTARAFGRITAPVTADARPSGNSILDRN
- the minC gene encoding septum site-determining protein MinC encodes the protein MSNQVAFRDAPFQLRGSTFTMMVLKVSDPHNPNFFPVLSGKIAQAPNFFRNAGVVLDLDDLPAGMPFDMDAFCKLLKNLGLMAVGLLGGTKPQQDAALARGMALIAAPRGKVELFDPLAGTGRSPAQGLANVQGQGQPEAQAAPNPAPAPAPAPMPEPAPQRSAMVIAENVRSGRQIYAPGGDLVVIGSVSPGAELLADGSIHVYGALRGRALAGVSGDQNARIFCQSLDAELVSIAGLYRVSEDIGKDIRRRQVQIYLNNGYLHIDPLATNVA
- the minE gene encoding cell division topological specificity factor MinE — protein: MSLLDLFRKSKPPTVAAQAKERLQIVLAHERSGRDSPDFLPALQQELLAVIKKYVSIDDDKVAVKLERESGCSMLEVNVELPGPAKRGTAATIN